A stretch of Streptomyces vietnamensis DNA encodes these proteins:
- a CDS encoding DNA polymerase III subunit gamma and tau codes for MSSLALYRRYRPESFAEVIGQEHVTDPLQQALRNNRVNHAYLFSGPRGCGKTTSARILARCLNCEQGPTPTPCGECQSCRDLARNGPGSIDVIEIDAASHGGVDDARDLREKAFFGPASSRYKIYIIDEAHMVTSAGFNALLKVVEEPPEHLKFIFATTEPEKVIGTIRSRTHHYPFRLVPPGTLRDYLGEVCGHEGIPVEDGVLPLVVRAGAGSVRDSMSVMDQLLAGAADDGVTYAMATSLLGYTDGSLLDSVVDAFAAGDGAAAFEVVDRVIEGGNDPRRFVADLLERLRDLVILAAVPDAAEKGLVDAPVDVIERMQAQASVFGAAELSRAADLVNAGLTEMRGATSPRLQLELICARVLLPAAFDDERSLQARLDRLERGAAAAPAPVFTPGPPAPAMAYVPGPEAHTPMAPPPPAPAPAPVQQAAPVQQPAPVQAPVQDGPRPGAWPGAATPGGGAPGAWPGASAPAAPAAPAPAPVHAQPAPQSAAPASSGGDTAQVRNLWPQILDAVKNRRRFTWILLSQNAQVAGFDGTTLQLGFLNAGARDNFASSGSEEVLKQALAEQFNVNWKIEAIIDPSGGSAPPPAATGFGGGGGSGNGGFGGGGGFNGGGGGRSAVPAPAPAPAFQQAPPPAPVQAQPASAPAFQQAPPPASAPAYAPPAPQTVAPEDDVPEEDDPDLVESALSGHDLIVRELGATVVEEYPNQ; via the coding sequence GTGTCGTCTCTCGCGCTGTACCGCCGCTATCGTCCCGAGTCCTTCGCCGAGGTCATCGGGCAGGAGCATGTCACCGACCCGTTGCAGCAGGCCCTGCGGAACAACCGGGTCAATCACGCGTACCTGTTCAGCGGGCCCCGAGGGTGCGGAAAGACGACCAGTGCGCGCATTCTCGCGCGGTGTCTGAACTGTGAGCAGGGTCCCACTCCGACGCCCTGCGGCGAGTGCCAGTCCTGCCGGGACCTCGCGCGGAACGGGCCCGGGTCCATCGACGTCATCGAGATCGACGCCGCCTCCCACGGTGGTGTGGACGACGCCCGTGACCTGCGGGAGAAGGCCTTCTTCGGGCCCGCCTCCAGCCGGTACAAGATCTACATCATCGACGAGGCCCACATGGTCACCTCGGCGGGCTTCAACGCCCTCCTGAAGGTGGTCGAGGAGCCGCCGGAGCACCTCAAGTTCATCTTCGCCACGACCGAGCCCGAGAAGGTCATCGGGACCATTCGGTCCCGGACCCATCACTATCCCTTCCGGCTCGTGCCCCCCGGCACCCTGAGGGACTACCTCGGCGAGGTCTGCGGGCACGAGGGCATTCCCGTCGAGGACGGCGTGCTGCCGCTCGTCGTCCGCGCCGGTGCCGGGTCCGTGCGTGACTCGATGTCCGTCATGGACCAGCTGCTCGCCGGTGCCGCCGACGACGGTGTGACCTATGCCATGGCGACCTCTCTCCTCGGTTATACGGACGGGTCCCTGCTCGACTCCGTCGTCGACGCCTTCGCAGCCGGGGACGGCGCCGCCGCGTTCGAGGTCGTCGACCGGGTCATCGAGGGCGGGAACGACCCCCGGCGGTTCGTCGCCGATCTGCTTGAGCGGCTGCGGGACCTCGTGATCCTCGCCGCCGTGCCCGACGCCGCCGAGAAGGGGCTCGTCGACGCCCCCGTCGACGTCATCGAGCGCATGCAGGCGCAGGCGTCGGTGTTCGGGGCCGCAGAGCTCAGCCGGGCCGCCGATCTCGTGAACGCCGGGCTGACCGAGATGCGCGGCGCCACCTCGCCCCGCCTCCAGCTGGAGCTGATCTGCGCGCGCGTGCTGCTGCCCGCCGCCTTCGACGACGAGCGCTCCCTCCAGGCGCGGCTCGACCGTCTCGAGCGTGGGGCTGCCGCCGCGCCCGCGCCCGTCTTCACGCCCGGACCGCCGGCGCCCGCCATGGCGTACGTGCCCGGGCCCGAGGCCCACACCCCGATGGCCCCGCCCCCGCCGGCCCCGGCGCCCGCGCCCGTTCAGCAGGCCGCGCCCGTTCAGCAGCCCGCCCCCGTGCAGGCCCCCGTACAGGACGGGCCCCGGCCCGGTGCCTGGCCCGGTGCCGCCACCCCCGGCGGCGGCGCTCCCGGCGCCTGGCCCGGCGCGTCCGCGCCCGCGGCGCCCGCCGCCCCGGCCCCCGCGCCCGTACACGCGCAGCCCGCGCCGCAGTCCGCCGCTCCGGCTTCCTCGGGCGGGGACACGGCCCAGGTGCGGAACCTGTGGCCGCAGATCCTCGACGCCGTGAAGAACCGGCGGCGCTTCACCTGGATCCTGCTCAGCCAGAACGCCCAGGTGGCCGGGTTCGACGGTACGACCCTCCAGCTCGGCTTCCTCAACGCCGGCGCCCGCGACAACTTCGCGAGCAGCGGCAGCGAGGAGGTCCTCAAGCAGGCCCTCGCCGAGCAGTTCAACGTGAACTGGAAGATCGAGGCGATCATCGACCCCTCGGGTGGCTCCGCGCCCCCGCCCGCCGCCACCGGCTTCGGAGGCGGAGGCGGGAGCGGAAACGGCGGCTTCGGTGGAGGCGGCGGCTTCAACGGAGGAGGAGGCGGTCGGTCCGCCGTGCCCGCCCCCGCCCCGGCCCCCGCCTTCCAGCAGGCCCCGCCGCCCGCCCCCGTACAGGCGCAGCCCGCCTCGGCTCCCGCCTTCCAGCAGGCTCCGCCGCCCGCTTCCGCGCCCGCGTACGCGCCTCCGGCGCCGCAGACCGTGGCGCCCGAGGACGACGTCCCCGAGGAGGACGACCCGGATCTCGTCGAGTCGGCGCTGTCCGGGCACGATCTGATCGTGCGCGAGCTCGGAGCCACGGTTGTGGAGGAATATCCGAACCAGTAG
- the purD gene encoding phosphoribosylamine--glycine ligase — MKVLVIGGGAREHALCRSLSLDPDVTALHCAPGNAGIAEVAELHPVDQLDGAAVAALATELGADLVVVGPEAPLVAGVADAVRAAGIPVFGPSREAAQLEGSKAFAKDVMAGAGVPTARSYVCTTPAEIDEALDAFGAPYVVKDDGLAAGKGVVVTEDIEQARAHALACERVVIEEYLDGPEVSLFAITDGTTVLPLKPAQDFKRALDGDEGPNTGGMGAYSPLPWADPKLVDEVMETVLQPTVDELRRRGTPFSGLLYAGLAITSRGVRVIEFNARFGDPETQVVLARLKTPLAGVLLHSANGTLADQAPLSWSDDAAVTVVVASHNYPGTPRTGDPIEGLDEVAEKDAPHAYVLHAGTKRGEDGAVLSAGGRVLSVTATGSDLAQARERAYAAVGRIRLDGSQHRTDIARKAAEA; from the coding sequence GTGAAGGTCCTCGTCATCGGCGGCGGCGCCCGCGAACACGCCCTGTGCCGCTCTCTCTCCCTCGATCCCGACGTCACCGCTCTGCACTGCGCGCCCGGCAACGCCGGAATCGCGGAGGTCGCCGAGCTGCACCCCGTCGACCAGCTGGACGGCGCGGCCGTCGCCGCGCTCGCCACCGAGCTGGGCGCCGACCTCGTCGTCGTCGGCCCGGAGGCCCCGCTCGTCGCCGGCGTCGCCGACGCCGTCCGCGCGGCCGGCATCCCCGTCTTCGGCCCGTCCCGGGAGGCGGCGCAGCTGGAGGGCTCCAAGGCCTTCGCCAAGGACGTCATGGCCGGCGCCGGGGTCCCCACCGCCCGCAGCTACGTCTGCACCACTCCGGCCGAGATCGACGAGGCGCTCGACGCCTTCGGCGCTCCGTACGTGGTGAAGGACGACGGCCTCGCCGCCGGCAAGGGCGTCGTCGTCACCGAGGACATCGAGCAGGCCCGGGCGCACGCGCTCGCCTGCGAGCGTGTCGTCATCGAGGAGTACCTGGACGGCCCCGAGGTCTCCCTCTTCGCGATCACCGACGGCACGACCGTCCTCCCGCTGAAGCCCGCGCAGGACTTCAAGCGTGCGCTCGACGGCGACGAGGGCCCGAACACCGGCGGCATGGGCGCCTACTCGCCGCTGCCCTGGGCCGACCCGAAGCTGGTCGACGAGGTCATGGAGACCGTCCTGCAGCCGACGGTCGACGAGCTGCGCCGTCGCGGCACCCCGTTCTCCGGCCTCCTGTACGCGGGTCTGGCGATCACCAGCCGCGGTGTCCGGGTCATCGAGTTCAACGCGCGCTTCGGCGACCCCGAGACCCAGGTCGTCCTGGCCCGCCTGAAGACCCCGCTCGCGGGCGTCCTGCTGCACTCCGCCAACGGCACCCTGGCCGACCAGGCCCCGCTGAGCTGGAGCGACGACGCCGCCGTCACCGTGGTCGTCGCCTCGCACAACTACCCGGGCACCCCGCGCACGGGCGACCCGATCGAGGGCCTGGACGAGGTCGCGGAGAAGGACGCCCCGCACGCGTACGTGCTCCACGCCGGTACGAAGCGGGGCGAGGACGGTGCCGTCCTGAGCGCCGGCGGGCGGGTCCTGTCGGTCACCGCCACCGGTTCGGACCTGGCGCAGGCCCGCGAGCGCGCGTACGCGGCGGTCGGCCGTATCCGCCTTGACGGTTCGCAGCACCGTACGGACATCGCGCGGAAGGCCGCCGAGGCCTGA
- a CDS encoding ABC transporter permease, with product MSTSTLTTGRPSTALTRLTALGRAELTLLGRNRNNLFVAAAMPLLMIFVLRSSLKNVDETTLGISPGAATLIGGTGMILLLVVYMSLTSSLVARREELVLKRLRTGEATDTEILTGTALPAAAIALVQSAILTVGGFTLLGSDAPARPDLLALGLVGAIVLLAGLAAVTTTITRTVESAGLTTLPLFLISSFGSGLFVPHDALPELAADLSQLLPLSGVMEFVRAGWLGTAHAGSLLTAALNTVAWGVLTGWAVRRWFRWEPRR from the coding sequence ATGAGTACCTCCACCCTCACCACCGGCCGGCCGTCCACCGCCCTCACCCGGCTCACCGCCCTCGGCCGGGCCGAACTCACCCTCCTCGGCCGCAACCGCAACAACCTCTTCGTCGCGGCCGCCATGCCACTGCTGATGATCTTCGTGCTGCGGTCCTCGCTCAAGAACGTCGACGAAACCACCCTCGGCATCTCCCCCGGCGCCGCCACCCTCATCGGCGGCACCGGCATGATCCTGCTGCTCGTCGTCTACATGAGCCTCACCTCCAGCCTCGTCGCCCGCCGCGAGGAACTCGTCCTCAAGCGGCTGCGCACCGGCGAGGCCACCGACACCGAGATCCTCACCGGCACCGCCCTGCCCGCCGCCGCCATCGCCCTCGTCCAGAGCGCGATCCTCACCGTCGGCGGCTTCACCCTCCTCGGCTCCGACGCCCCCGCCCGCCCCGACCTGCTCGCCCTCGGCCTCGTCGGCGCGATCGTGCTGCTCGCCGGGCTCGCCGCCGTCACCACCACCATCACCCGCACCGTCGAGAGCGCCGGCCTCACCACCCTGCCGCTCTTCCTGATCTCCTCCTTCGGCTCCGGCCTCTTCGTCCCCCACGACGCCCTGCCCGAGCTCGCCGCCGACCTCTCCCAACTGCTCCCGCTCAGCGGCGTCATGGAGTTCGTCCGAGCCGGCTGGCTCGGCACCGCCCACGCGGGCAGCCTGCTCACCGCCGCCCTCAATACAGTGGCCTGGGGCGTCCTGACGGGGTGGGCGGTCCGCCGCTGGTTCCGCTGGGAACCCCGGCGCTAG
- a CDS encoding N,N-dimethylformamidase beta subunit family domain-containing protein produces MGAEQIRRWESGALAHAVSDPFGQGPLPWLRGSDNYFDDTGQMVPWYADEVLARGGSGGPRTADDVRRQIKGFASGGAVAPGESIDFHITVDPPQQFSVDVYRIGHYGGDGAAKITTSPRLSGIVQPAPLTADRTVSCHHWWQSWRLQVPTYWSIGAYVAVLTTVDGYRSHIPFTVRDNHPADLLLVLPDVTWQAYNLYPEDGHTGASLYHAWDEEGRLLGEEEAAVTVSFDRPYAGAGLPLHVGHAYDFIRWAERYGYDLAYAETRDLHAGRVDPSRYRGLVFPGHDEYWSAPMRRTVELARDQGTSLVFLSANTMYWQVELAPSPSGVPDRLLTCRKRRGPGRPALWREVDRPEQQLLGIQYAGRVPEPHPLVVRNADHWLWEATGAGDGDELPGMVAGEADRYFPRTALPEHQGRILLSHSPYRDSEGALRHQETSLYRAPSGAWVFASGTFAWSPALDRPGHVDARVQRATANLLDRICKRE; encoded by the coding sequence ATGGGGGCGGAGCAGATCAGACGGTGGGAGTCGGGTGCGCTCGCGCACGCCGTCTCCGATCCCTTCGGCCAGGGCCCGCTGCCCTGGCTGCGCGGCTCGGACAACTACTTCGACGACACCGGCCAGATGGTCCCCTGGTACGCGGACGAGGTCCTGGCCCGGGGCGGCAGCGGCGGCCCGCGCACGGCCGACGACGTCCGGCGCCAGATCAAGGGCTTCGCGTCCGGCGGGGCCGTGGCACCGGGCGAGTCGATCGACTTCCACATCACCGTGGACCCGCCGCAGCAGTTCTCGGTCGACGTCTACCGGATCGGGCACTACGGCGGCGACGGCGCCGCGAAGATCACCACCAGCCCGCGCCTCTCCGGGATCGTCCAGCCGGCCCCGCTCACCGCCGACCGCACGGTCTCCTGCCACCACTGGTGGCAGTCCTGGCGGCTGCAGGTCCCCACGTACTGGTCGATCGGCGCGTACGTCGCCGTGCTCACGACCGTCGACGGGTACCGCTCGCACATCCCCTTCACGGTCCGCGACAACCACCCGGCGGATCTGCTGCTCGTCCTCCCGGACGTGACCTGGCAGGCGTACAACCTCTACCCGGAGGACGGCCACACCGGCGCCAGCCTGTACCACGCCTGGGACGAGGAGGGCAGGCTGCTCGGCGAGGAGGAGGCGGCCGTCACCGTCTCCTTCGACCGTCCGTACGCGGGCGCGGGGCTGCCCCTGCACGTCGGGCACGCCTACGACTTCATCCGCTGGGCCGAGCGCTACGGCTACGACCTCGCGTACGCGGAGACGCGCGACCTGCACGCCGGCCGGGTCGACCCGAGCCGCTACCGGGGTCTTGTCTTCCCGGGCCACGACGAGTACTGGTCGGCGCCGATGCGCCGGACCGTCGAACTCGCCCGCGACCAGGGCACCTCGCTCGTCTTCCTCTCCGCCAACACCATGTACTGGCAGGTGGAGCTCGCCCCTTCGCCGTCCGGGGTGCCGGACCGCCTCCTCACCTGCCGCAAGCGCCGCGGCCCCGGCCGCCCCGCGCTCTGGCGCGAGGTCGACCGGCCCGAGCAGCAGCTCCTCGGCATCCAGTACGCGGGCCGGGTGCCCGAACCACACCCGCTGGTCGTACGGAACGCCGACCACTGGCTCTGGGAGGCCACCGGCGCGGGCGACGGCGACGAGCTCCCGGGCATGGTCGCGGGCGAGGCCGACCGCTACTTCCCGCGCACCGCGCTCCCGGAGCACCAGGGCCGCATCCTGCTCTCCCACTCGCCGTACCGGGACAGCGAAGGCGCCCTGCGCCACCAGGAGACGAGTCTCTACCGGGCCCCGTCCGGCGCCTGGGTCTTCGCGTCCGGCACCTTCGCCTGGTCACCGGCGCTCGACCGGCCGGGCCACGTCGACGCCCGGGTCCAGCGGGCCACCGCGAACCTCCTCGACCGCATCTGCAAGAGGGAGTGA
- a CDS encoding helix-turn-helix domain-containing protein yields the protein MDASLSEVTVDSTLVLLTVEEAARRLQIGRTLCYRYIGTGELESVPLGRLRRVPADAVIAFATQLRRAHRPAA from the coding sequence ATGGACGCGTCCCTATCCGAAGTGACCGTTGACTCCACGCTCGTCTTGCTCACCGTCGAGGAGGCAGCTCGCCGTCTCCAGATCGGCCGGACCCTCTGCTACCGGTACATCGGCACCGGCGAGCTGGAGTCCGTACCGCTCGGCCGACTCCGCCGCGTCCCTGCCGACGCCGTCATCGCATTCGCCACCCAGCTCCGCCGCGCCCATCGGCCGGCCGCCTAA
- a CDS encoding sensor histidine kinase: MSAMTGWWSRRSVAGKVELYTRWTFHLMAPVEVLAFGGAPLSSGGRSGLGTGGALGLALWVLVHAVLCGVVASRALDHTTGTRPRPVRLAAALAAATLLANLAVSGLWAAGVLTDASVVASVLVGTSVFTTGALVFCLDRVRHMAYAVAGTAVAAALPVTAFGHGAPEGLITLVGVLVGGGAYASACGFSSWLLGVVQELERSRDLKARLAVAEERLRFGRDLHDVMGRNLSVIALKSELAVQLARRGRPEAVDQMVEVQRIAQESQREVREVVRGYREADLRVELEGARGVLDAAGIACAVDAPALDLPVEVQSALGWVVREATTNVLRHGDARRCAITLRAREGEAVLTVENDGAAVRDEAGAPGRTGSGLAGLRERLGAVGGTLEAGFADPQSFRVTARVPSAAPRPAPQSAPSAAREAAARKPETREAATRKPDARQEPDARQEEETVA, translated from the coding sequence ATGTCCGCGATGACGGGATGGTGGTCACGGCGCAGCGTCGCCGGGAAGGTCGAGCTGTACACCCGGTGGACCTTCCACCTCATGGCCCCGGTCGAGGTCCTCGCGTTCGGCGGCGCCCCGCTGAGCAGCGGCGGGCGCAGCGGGCTCGGCACGGGCGGGGCGCTCGGCCTGGCCCTGTGGGTCCTGGTCCACGCCGTGCTCTGCGGGGTGGTCGCCTCCCGCGCCCTCGACCACACCACCGGCACGCGGCCGCGTCCCGTCCGGCTCGCCGCCGCCCTCGCCGCCGCCACCCTCCTCGCGAACCTCGCCGTCTCCGGCCTCTGGGCGGCCGGGGTGCTGACCGACGCCTCCGTCGTCGCGAGCGTGCTCGTCGGCACCTCGGTCTTCACCACCGGCGCGCTCGTCTTCTGCCTGGACCGGGTGCGGCACATGGCGTACGCGGTCGCCGGCACCGCCGTCGCCGCCGCGCTGCCCGTCACCGCCTTCGGCCACGGCGCCCCGGAGGGCCTGATCACCCTGGTCGGCGTCCTCGTCGGCGGCGGCGCCTACGCCTCCGCCTGCGGCTTCTCCTCCTGGCTGCTCGGCGTCGTCCAGGAGCTGGAGCGCTCCCGCGACCTCAAGGCCCGGCTCGCCGTCGCCGAGGAGCGGCTCCGCTTCGGCCGCGACCTGCACGACGTCATGGGCCGCAACCTCTCGGTGATCGCGCTCAAGAGCGAGCTGGCCGTCCAGCTCGCCCGGCGCGGCCGCCCCGAGGCCGTGGACCAGATGGTCGAGGTCCAGCGGATCGCCCAGGAGTCCCAGCGGGAGGTGCGGGAGGTCGTCCGCGGCTACCGGGAGGCCGACCTGCGGGTCGAGCTGGAGGGCGCCCGGGGCGTCCTCGACGCCGCCGGCATCGCCTGCGCCGTCGACGCCCCCGCCCTCGACCTGCCCGTCGAGGTGCAGTCCGCGCTCGGCTGGGTCGTCCGCGAGGCCACCACCAACGTGCTGCGGCACGGCGACGCCCGCCGCTGCGCGATCACCCTGCGCGCCCGGGAGGGGGAGGCCGTGCTGACCGTGGAGAACGACGGGGCGGCGGTACGGGACGAGGCCGGCGCCCCCGGCCGTACCGGCTCGGGACTCGCCGGACTGCGCGAACGGCTCGGGGCGGTGGGCGGCACCCTGGAGGCGGGGTTCGCGGATCCGCAGTCCTTCCGCGTCACCGCCCGCGTGCCGTCGGCCGCCCCGCGGCCCGCCCCTCAGTCCGCCCCGTCCGCCGCCCGAGAGGCCGCCGCCCGAAAGCCCGAGACCCGAGAGGCCGCCACCCGAAAGCCCGACGCCCGACAGGAACCCGACGCCCGACAGGAAGAGGAGACGGTCGCGTGA
- a CDS encoding response regulator transcription factor produces the protein MTEPVRVLLADDEHLIRGALAALLALEDDLVVVAEAATGPEALAMARAHRPDVAVLDLQMPGADGVTVATSIRDELPDCRTMIVTSHGRPGHLKRALAAGVRGFAPKTVSAQRLAELIRTVHAGNRYVDPELAADAIASGDSPLTAREAEVLELAADGAPVAEIARRAALSPGTVRNYLSSATAKLGAENRHTAVRLARSRGWV, from the coding sequence GTGACCGAGCCCGTGCGCGTACTGCTGGCCGACGACGAACACCTGATCCGGGGCGCCCTCGCCGCCCTGCTCGCCCTGGAGGACGACCTGGTCGTGGTCGCCGAGGCCGCGACCGGCCCCGAGGCGCTCGCCATGGCCCGCGCCCACCGGCCCGACGTCGCCGTCCTCGACCTCCAGATGCCGGGGGCGGACGGTGTGACGGTGGCCACATCGATCCGGGACGAACTCCCCGACTGCCGCACGATGATCGTGACCAGCCACGGCCGCCCCGGCCACCTCAAGCGGGCGCTCGCGGCGGGCGTCCGCGGCTTCGCCCCGAAGACGGTCAGTGCCCAGCGGCTGGCCGAGCTGATCCGTACCGTCCACGCCGGAAACCGTTATGTGGACCCCGAGTTGGCTGCCGACGCGATCGCCTCCGGGGACTCGCCGCTGACCGCCCGCGAGGCCGAGGTGCTCGAACTCGCCGCCGACGGCGCCCCCGTCGCGGAGATCGCCCGGCGGGCCGCACTCTCCCCCGGAACGGTCCGGAACTACCTCTCTTCCGCCACCGCGAAGCTGGGTGCGGAGAACCGTCACACGGCGGTGCGTCTCGCGCGGTCCAGAGGTTGGGTATAG
- a CDS encoding tyrosine-type recombinase/integrase — MERQKKRTRRANGETAIYFGKDGRWHARVPMGYKDNGEPYRRHITRPTEDALKDEVKRREKQRDQGTAQQPGKLWTVEKWLCHWVENIAKDVVSENTYDGYEVAVRVHLVPGIGKHRMDRLEPEHLESLYRRMQKNGSKPATAHQAHRTARTALGEAVRRGYAAKNAAALAKPPRMEGDEDEIEPYSVEEVQSLLIAVNKRRNSARWMLALALGLRQGETLGLRWSDVDLDNEYLKLRRNRLRPKYAHGCAEASPCGRKAGYCPKREQVRRETKNTKSRAGRRAVPLPGPLVVMLRAHREAQALERAKAGNLWTPSDYVFTKPLGGPLSPNTDYHDWKKLLGDAGVRDARLHDARHTAATVLMLLGVPDRVIDQIMGWEPGTSSRMRARYLHVPDAMLKDVARKIAEAIWGPPEKLPVDKDQDNEG; from the coding sequence GTGGAACGACAGAAGAAGCGCACCCGCCGGGCGAACGGCGAAACGGCCATCTACTTCGGTAAGGACGGTCGTTGGCACGCCCGAGTGCCGATGGGCTACAAGGACAACGGGGAGCCCTATCGCAGGCACATCACGCGCCCCACGGAAGACGCCCTGAAGGATGAGGTCAAGCGGCGGGAGAAGCAGCGAGACCAGGGCACCGCACAGCAGCCCGGAAAGCTGTGGACCGTCGAGAAGTGGCTGTGTCACTGGGTCGAGAACATCGCCAAGGACGTCGTCAGCGAGAACACGTACGACGGTTACGAAGTGGCAGTGCGCGTGCACCTCGTTCCCGGCATTGGGAAGCACCGCATGGACCGCCTGGAGCCCGAGCACCTGGAAAGCCTGTACCGCCGGATGCAGAAGAACGGCAGTAAGCCCGCCACGGCTCACCAGGCCCACCGCACCGCTCGTACTGCGCTCGGAGAAGCCGTCCGTCGCGGCTACGCGGCGAAGAATGCCGCCGCCCTGGCCAAGCCGCCCCGGATGGAGGGCGACGAAGACGAGATCGAGCCCTACTCCGTCGAAGAGGTGCAGAGCCTACTGATCGCGGTGAACAAGCGTCGCAACAGCGCTCGCTGGATGCTCGCGCTCGCCCTCGGACTGCGCCAGGGCGAGACCCTCGGTCTGCGATGGTCTGACGTGGACTTGGACAACGAGTATCTGAAGCTGCGCCGGAACCGACTGCGGCCGAAGTACGCGCACGGATGCGCCGAAGCGTCGCCATGCGGTCGCAAGGCCGGGTACTGCCCCAAGCGCGAGCAGGTGCGGAGGGAGACCAAGAACACCAAGTCGCGGGCCGGCCGCCGGGCCGTTCCGCTGCCCGGTCCGCTGGTCGTGATGCTCCGTGCCCACAGGGAGGCGCAAGCCCTCGAACGGGCGAAGGCGGGGAACCTGTGGACACCGTCCGACTACGTCTTCACCAAGCCCCTCGGTGGCCCGCTCAGCCCGAACACGGACTACCACGACTGGAAGAAGCTGCTGGGCGACGCGGGGGTGCGTGACGCGCGCCTGCACGATGCCCGGCACACGGCTGCCACCGTGCTCATGCTGCTCGGGGTCCCGGACCGCGTCATCGACCAGATCATGGGGTGGGAGCCGGGCACGTCCTCCCGGATGCGGGCGCGGTACCTCCACGTGCCGGACGCCATGCTGAAGGACGTGGCCCGGAAGATCGCTGAAGCGATCTGGGGGCCTCCGGAAAAGCTCCCTGTGGACAAAGACCAGGACAACGAGGGCTGA
- a CDS encoding phosphoribosylaminoimidazolesuccinocarboxamide synthase gives MSGFVEKPEPVQVPGLTHLHTGKVRDLYRNEAGDLVMVASDRMSAYDWVLPTEIPDKGRVLTQLSLWWFDKLVDLVPNHVISTELPTGAPADWAGRTLICKSLDMVPVEAVARGYLTGSGLLEYNESRTVCGLALPEGLTDGSELPAPIFTPATKAAVGDHDENVSYEEVARQVGAETAALLRQTTLAVYSRARDIARDRGIILADTKFEFGFAGETLVLADEVLTPDSSRFWPAAEWEPGHAQPSYDKQIVRNWLTSPASGWDRKSEQPPPALPQEVVEKTRAKYIEAYELLTGNAWSDSF, from the coding sequence GTGTCCGGATTCGTAGAAAAGCCCGAGCCCGTCCAGGTCCCGGGCCTGACCCATCTCCACACGGGCAAGGTCCGCGACCTGTACCGGAACGAGGCGGGCGACCTCGTCATGGTGGCGAGCGACCGCATGTCGGCCTACGACTGGGTGCTGCCCACCGAGATCCCCGACAAGGGCCGGGTCCTCACCCAGCTCTCCCTGTGGTGGTTCGACAAGCTCGTCGACCTGGTCCCGAACCACGTGATCTCCACCGAGCTGCCGACCGGCGCCCCCGCCGACTGGGCGGGGCGCACGCTGATCTGCAAGTCGCTGGACATGGTCCCGGTCGAGGCCGTCGCCCGCGGCTACCTCACCGGCTCCGGCCTCCTGGAGTACAACGAGTCCCGCACGGTCTGCGGCCTCGCGCTCCCCGAGGGTCTGACCGACGGCTCCGAGCTGCCCGCGCCGATCTTCACCCCGGCCACCAAGGCCGCCGTCGGCGACCACGACGAGAACGTCTCGTACGAGGAGGTCGCCCGCCAGGTCGGCGCCGAGACGGCCGCCCTGCTGCGTCAGACGACCCTCGCGGTCTACTCCCGGGCCCGGGACATCGCGCGCGACCGCGGGATCATCCTCGCCGACACCAAGTTCGAGTTCGGCTTCGCGGGCGAGACGCTCGTCCTCGCCGACGAGGTCCTCACCCCGGACTCCTCCCGCTTCTGGCCGGCCGCCGAGTGGGAGCCGGGCCACGCCCAGCCCTCGTACGACAAGCAGATCGTGCGGAACTGGCTGACCTCGCCGGCCTCCGGCTGGGACCGCAAGAGCGAGCAGCCGCCGCCGGCGCTGCCGCAGGAGGTCGTGGAGAAGACCCGCGCCAAGTACATCGAGGCGTACGAGCTGCTGACCGGGAACGCCTGGTCCGACAGCTTCTAG